From a single Aggregatilinea lenta genomic region:
- a CDS encoding hydroxymethylglutaryl-CoA reductase, degradative, whose amino-acid sequence MTTTHPGPQRSSRLAGFYKQPLADRLAAVAQWANLSPDDRAVLLGDAGLTPEQADHMIENVIGVYALPFGVATNFQINGEDVLVPMVVEEPSIVAGVSYAARLARGGGGFTTSADEPVMIGQIQVLDVDNVYAAAGRVWEARARLLEEANCCDRVLVELGGGARGIELRPLPETPAGPMLIVHLLFDVRDAMGANAINTTAERLAPMIAEITGGRVNLRILSNLADRRKARAECTIPAAALSTDAADGPAVARAIVEAAAFAVADPYRAATHNKGVMNGMDAVAIATGNDWRALEAGAHAWAARSGQYTSLTEWTLDARGDLHGQLELPVAVGTIGGATRVHPAAQIALRILGTRSASQLAQIMAAVGLAQNLAAIRALATEGIQRGHMSLHARQMAVAAGASGDAVTIVAERMVEDGIITTQHAAEILDALRRE is encoded by the coding sequence ATGACCACAACCCACCCCGGCCCCCAGCGCAGCTCGCGATTGGCGGGCTTTTATAAGCAGCCGCTCGCGGATCGACTGGCAGCGGTCGCGCAGTGGGCGAACCTCTCGCCGGACGACCGGGCCGTGCTACTGGGCGATGCCGGTCTGACCCCGGAGCAGGCCGACCACATGATCGAAAACGTGATCGGCGTGTACGCGCTGCCGTTCGGCGTCGCCACCAACTTCCAGATCAACGGCGAAGATGTGCTGGTGCCGATGGTGGTTGAGGAGCCAAGCATCGTCGCAGGCGTGAGCTACGCGGCCAGGCTGGCGCGTGGCGGGGGTGGCTTCACCACGTCCGCCGACGAACCGGTGATGATCGGCCAGATCCAGGTGCTCGACGTGGACAACGTCTATGCGGCGGCGGGACGCGTCTGGGAGGCGCGCGCGCGTCTGCTGGAAGAGGCGAACTGCTGCGACCGCGTGCTGGTCGAGCTGGGCGGCGGCGCGCGTGGTATCGAGCTGCGTCCGCTGCCGGAGACGCCCGCCGGGCCGATGCTGATCGTGCACCTGCTGTTTGACGTGCGTGACGCGATGGGCGCGAACGCAATCAACACCACCGCCGAACGACTGGCTCCAATGATCGCGGAGATCACGGGCGGGCGCGTGAATTTGCGCATCCTGAGCAATCTCGCGGATCGCCGTAAGGCCCGCGCCGAGTGCACCATCCCCGCCGCTGCCCTCAGCACGGACGCAGCGGACGGTCCGGCAGTGGCGCGCGCGATCGTCGAGGCGGCAGCGTTTGCCGTAGCGGACCCCTACCGGGCCGCGACGCATAACAAGGGCGTGATGAACGGCATGGACGCGGTCGCCATCGCTACGGGCAATGACTGGCGCGCGCTCGAAGCGGGCGCGCACGCCTGGGCGGCACGGAGCGGGCAGTACACCTCGCTGACGGAATGGACCCTCGACGCGCGCGGCGATTTGCACGGGCAGCTGGAACTACCGGTCGCGGTCGGCACGATCGGCGGCGCGACGCGTGTGCACCCGGCGGCGCAAATCGCGCTGCGCATCCTCGGCACGCGCTCGGCCAGCCAGCTCGCGCAGATCATGGCGGCGGTCGGGCTGGCGCAAAATCTGGCCGCAATCCGCGCGCTGGCGACCGAAGGCATCCAGCGCGGGCACATGTCGCTGCACGCGCGGCAGATGGCCGTGGCGGCGGGCGCGTCCGGCGACGCAGTGACGATCGTGGCGGAGCGCATGGTCGAGGATGGGATCATTACCACGCAGCACGCCGCGGAGATTCTCGACGCACTGCGACGGGAGTAA
- a CDS encoding hydroxymethylglutaryl-CoA synthase has translation MTDGTNPLKVGQTLLKTDRPVGIVGYGAYVPRYRLPGTEVARVWTGGTGGSPIKEKAVAGLDEDVITMSIEAAQNALARASIDPRLIRAVWVGSESHPYAVKPSSTIVAESIGAAPNIQAADWEFACKAGSEAMQAGLGFVGSGMGRYVLAIGMDTAQGRPGDALEYTAAAGGAAFLLGPADESLALYQGSYSYVTDTPDFWRRAHEHYPSHGDRFTGEPAYFQHTLSASQRLMDMMGTTAQDYTWAVFHQPNVKFPQRAAKMLGFNDAQIEPGLLSGVVGNVYAGSCLLGLTATLDVAQPGDRILMVSYGSGAGSDAFDLVVTDRITERRDRAPRTQDYVARRTEVDYAIYTRYRGKLLTD, from the coding sequence ATGACCGACGGAACGAATCCCTTGAAGGTAGGCCAGACACTGCTGAAGACCGATCGCCCGGTGGGGATCGTCGGCTACGGGGCCTACGTGCCGCGCTACCGGCTGCCGGGCACGGAGGTCGCGCGCGTCTGGACCGGCGGCACAGGCGGGTCCCCGATCAAGGAAAAGGCGGTCGCCGGGCTGGACGAGGACGTGATCACCATGTCCATCGAGGCGGCGCAGAACGCGCTGGCCCGCGCGAGCATCGATCCGCGCCTGATCCGTGCGGTGTGGGTCGGCAGCGAAAGCCACCCCTACGCGGTCAAGCCGTCCTCGACCATCGTCGCGGAGAGCATCGGCGCGGCCCCCAACATCCAGGCCGCGGACTGGGAGTTCGCGTGCAAGGCCGGGTCGGAGGCGATGCAGGCGGGCCTGGGTTTCGTCGGCAGCGGCATGGGCCGGTACGTGCTGGCGATCGGCATGGATACCGCCCAGGGACGCCCCGGCGACGCGCTCGAATACACCGCGGCGGCGGGCGGCGCGGCTTTCCTGCTCGGCCCGGCGGACGAGAGTCTCGCGCTCTACCAGGGCAGCTACAGCTACGTGACCGACACGCCCGACTTCTGGCGGCGCGCGCACGAGCATTACCCCTCCCACGGCGACCGCTTCACGGGTGAACCGGCCTACTTCCAGCATACGCTCAGCGCGTCGCAGCGCCTCATGGACATGATGGGCACGACCGCACAGGACTACACCTGGGCCGTGTTCCACCAGCCCAACGTCAAGTTCCCGCAGCGCGCGGCCAAGATGCTGGGCTTTAACGACGCGCAAATCGAGCCAGGGCTGCTGTCGGGTGTGGTCGGCAACGTCTACGCGGGATCGTGCCTGCTGGGGCTGACGGCCACGCTCGACGTCGCGCAGCCGGGCGACCGCATCCTGATGGTCAGCTATGGCAGCGGCGCGGGGTCGGACGCGTTCGATCTCGTGGTGACGGATCGCATCACCGAGCGCCGCGACCGCGCCCCGCGCACGCAGGATTACGTCGCACGCCGCACCGAGGTCGATTACGCGATCTACACGCGCTATCGCGGCAAGCTGCTGACGGACTAA
- a CDS encoding thiolase domain-containing protein, producing the protein MRDVSMVGVGQVPVGEHWDMSLRQLALGAIQAAQADAGIEQVDAVIVANALGGNLSGQNHLGALIAEYAGLPGVEAYRVEAADASGGVALRQGYLAVASGAADTVLVVGVEKATDRTGTERDTSLATVLDADFEAARGATPAGVAALLMQRYMYEYGVTLDQFEAFSVNAHANGALNPFAMYRNKLRPGAFAKAPVLAAPVNLFDSAPEGDGAAAVILTTTERALDAVPRPVRVRGSAMATDTLALHNRADLLFLRAVNLAAGRAYEQAGVRPGDVDMAELHDSYTILSALQLEAAGFAARGEGWKRAQEDGIGREGSLPVSTFGGLKARGNPLGATGVYQAVEIALQLRRVAGDNQVPNARLGLALSIGGIGSTAVAHILERVE; encoded by the coding sequence ATGCGCGATGTGTCGATGGTAGGAGTAGGACAGGTCCCGGTCGGCGAGCACTGGGACATGAGCTTGCGGCAGTTGGCCCTCGGCGCGATCCAGGCCGCGCAGGCCGACGCGGGGATCGAGCAGGTGGACGCGGTGATCGTCGCCAATGCGCTGGGCGGCAACCTCAGCGGGCAGAATCACCTCGGCGCGCTGATCGCGGAATACGCGGGGCTGCCGGGCGTGGAAGCGTACCGCGTCGAGGCGGCGGACGCATCGGGCGGGGTGGCGCTGCGCCAGGGTTATCTGGCCGTCGCGTCCGGCGCGGCGGATACGGTGCTGGTGGTCGGCGTGGAAAAGGCCACCGACCGCACCGGCACTGAGCGTGACACGTCGCTGGCAACCGTGCTCGACGCGGACTTCGAGGCGGCGCGCGGCGCGACCCCGGCAGGCGTGGCGGCGCTGCTGATGCAGCGTTACATGTACGAGTACGGCGTGACGCTCGATCAATTTGAGGCGTTCAGCGTCAACGCGCACGCCAACGGCGCGCTGAATCCCTTCGCCATGTACCGCAACAAGCTGCGTCCCGGCGCATTTGCGAAGGCGCCCGTGCTGGCCGCACCCGTGAACCTGTTCGACAGTGCGCCGGAAGGCGACGGTGCAGCGGCGGTGATCCTGACCACCACCGAGCGCGCGCTGGACGCCGTACCGCGTCCCGTGCGCGTGCGAGGCAGCGCGATGGCGACGGATACGCTGGCGCTGCACAACCGTGCGGATCTGCTGTTCCTGCGCGCGGTGAATCTGGCGGCGGGCCGCGCGTACGAGCAGGCGGGGGTCCGCCCCGGCGATGTCGACATGGCCGAGCTGCACGACAGCTACACGATCCTCTCCGCGCTCCAACTCGAAGCGGCGGGCTTTGCCGCGCGCGGCGAAGGCTGGAAGCGCGCGCAGGAGGATGGCATCGGGCGCGAGGGATCGCTGCCGGTCAGCACCTTCGGCGGGCTGAAGGCGCGCGGCAATCCGCTGGGCGCGACGGGCGTTTACCAGGCGGTCGAGATCGCGCTGCAACTGCGGCGCGTGGCGGGGGACAATCAGGTTCCCAACGCGCGGCTCGGGCTGGCGCTGAGCATCGGCGGGATCGGCAGCACGGCGGTCGCCCACATCCTTGAACGCGTGGAATAG
- a CDS encoding glycosyltransferase family 39 protein, translating to MATYTIERRHFPLANGSRTTPRRDTIALVVILLVAAIARLHDLAGITVYLFDQGELVVAAQNMAAGQGIPLEGIASSAGVPNSPVTVYTLALPALFTHNVQVITAIIALFNVIGVGLLWALVRRTVGPTAAALAGFAYALHPYAVTYSRSIWAQDYQITFILAALLLGVIGFIEGKRWAQVLCLPVLIWGVQIHYAAWTMTPVVLGLLWLGRRRIAWRALIASGVLAVLLLVPFVLGASESSGSFESRTADMRAIIKYDLRLRGETIDRVVDVATGRGVEYLADPALADHALPAPLGVWYALGVLMIGGYAAAWAIRAWRPLALLLTLWIVPPVAFFLPNWTGTGIYTHYFIYLIPAFCLLLALSVTMLLRALHDRRIAQGVVVSAFGLAVLSWGWWQISVLRAADTHYTPDGLPTPLHYLMNIRETLLSYDDVLIVGGDSKSSGYEVWDGLLYDTDRCVREVVATGGDLAVFPARPFAVISPPTAPPSALDALYGLGGARAIPLRPGEGAYLVQTFDSGLMWAGVPFADLAPARFGSGVQITGYALDGDTIWLRWALPAADDDQGHLRFFVHLLDADGSRLAQQDVDFWRGRYWCAGDTLVTGIALPQPAGTVTLRVGQYRLDEETGAITGIDVVDDAGQPLAPWVDVPLAG from the coding sequence TTGGCAACCTACACCATCGAGCGGCGCCATTTTCCGCTGGCGAACGGCAGCCGCACCACCCCGCGCCGCGATACCATCGCGCTCGTGGTGATTCTGCTGGTCGCTGCCATCGCGCGCCTGCACGATCTGGCGGGCATCACGGTGTACCTGTTCGACCAGGGCGAGCTTGTCGTCGCCGCGCAGAATATGGCGGCGGGCCAGGGCATCCCGCTGGAGGGCATCGCGTCCTCGGCGGGCGTGCCGAACTCGCCCGTAACCGTGTATACGCTGGCGCTGCCCGCCCTGTTCACCCACAACGTACAGGTCATCACGGCAATCATCGCGCTGTTCAACGTGATCGGCGTGGGGCTGCTGTGGGCGCTCGTGCGGCGCACGGTGGGGCCGACCGCCGCGGCGCTGGCCGGATTCGCGTACGCGCTGCACCCCTACGCCGTCACCTACAGCCGCTCGATCTGGGCGCAGGACTACCAGATCACGTTTATCCTGGCGGCGCTGCTGCTCGGCGTGATCGGCTTCATCGAGGGCAAACGCTGGGCGCAGGTCTTGTGCCTGCCCGTGCTAATCTGGGGCGTGCAGATTCACTATGCCGCCTGGACGATGACGCCCGTGGTCCTGGGGCTGTTGTGGCTGGGCCGCCGCCGCATTGCGTGGCGCGCGCTGATCGCCAGCGGCGTGCTCGCAGTGCTGCTTCTGGTTCCGTTCGTGCTGGGCGCGTCGGAGTCGTCGGGCAGCTTTGAGAGCCGCACGGCGGACATGCGCGCGATCATCAAGTACGATCTACGGCTGCGCGGCGAAACGATCGATCGCGTGGTGGACGTGGCGACCGGGCGCGGCGTGGAATATCTGGCCGATCCCGCGCTGGCGGATCATGCCCTGCCTGCGCCGCTCGGCGTGTGGTACGCGCTGGGCGTGCTGATGATCGGCGGCTACGCGGCGGCATGGGCGATCCGCGCGTGGCGCCCGCTGGCGCTGCTGCTGACGCTGTGGATCGTGCCACCGGTCGCATTTTTCCTGCCCAACTGGACCGGGACCGGCATTTACACGCACTACTTCATCTACCTGATCCCGGCGTTCTGCCTGCTGCTGGCGCTCAGCGTGACGATGCTTCTGCGCGCTCTGCACGATCGCCGCATCGCGCAGGGGGTGGTCGTGAGCGCGTTCGGGCTGGCGGTGCTATCGTGGGGCTGGTGGCAGATCAGCGTGCTGCGCGCCGCCGATACGCATTACACGCCGGATGGCCTGCCCACGCCGCTGCATTACCTGATGAACATCCGTGAGACGCTGCTGTCCTACGATGACGTGCTGATCGTGGGCGGCGACAGCAAATCGAGCGGCTACGAAGTCTGGGACGGGCTGCTCTACGACACGGATCGCTGCGTGCGCGAGGTGGTGGCGACCGGCGGCGATCTGGCCGTCTTCCCCGCCAGACCGTTCGCCGTGATCAGCCCGCCGACCGCCCCGCCCTCCGCGCTGGACGCGCTTTACGGCCTGGGGGGGGCGCGCGCGATCCCGTTGCGACCCGGCGAAGGCGCGTACCTCGTGCAGACGTTCGACAGTGGGCTGATGTGGGCAGGCGTCCCGTTCGCGGATCTGGCTCCGGCGCGGTTCGGCAGCGGCGTGCAGATCACCGGGTACGCGCTCGACGGCGACACGATCTGGCTACGGTGGGCGCTCCCGGCGGCGGACGACGATCAGGGCCACCTGCGCTTCTTCGTGCACCTGCTCGACGCGGATGGCAGCAGGCTCGCGCAGCAGGACGTGGATTTCTGGCGCGGGCGGTACTGGTGCGCGGGCGATACGCTCGTAACGGGCATCGCGCTGCCGCAGCCCGCGGGGACGGTGACGCTGCGCGTGGGCCAGTACCGGCTGGACGAGGAGACCGGCGCGATCACGGGGATCGACGTGGTGGACGACGCCGGGCAGCCCCTCGCGCCCTGGGTAGACGTGCCGCTGGCGGGCTAA
- a CDS encoding DUF4926 domain-containing protein encodes MHELDQVVLTTDIPEHDLKAGDIGTSVLVHDAHEGYEIEFVTLGGKTIAVVTVTASQVRPIREQEIAHARPIAAV; translated from the coding sequence ATGCATGAACTGGATCAGGTCGTGTTAACGACCGACATTCCCGAACACGACCTCAAGGCGGGTGACATCGGTACGAGCGTGCTGGTGCACGACGCGCATGAAGGCTACGAAATCGAGTTCGTGACGCTGGGCGGAAAAACAATCGCGGTCGTCACGGTGACAGCGTCGCAGGTCCGCCCCATCCGAGAGCAGGAGATCGCGCACGCCCGGCCAATCGCTGCAGTGTAA
- a CDS encoding acyl-CoA mutase large subunit family protein: MSDDLNQLKQQWEEKSVNMTLSRFPERQPEFTTSSNIPLDRVYVPDVCDADDYMQKLGFPGEYPFTRGVQPTMYRGRFWTMRQYAGYASAEESNARYRYLLSAGQTGLSVAFDLPTQIGYDADDPMSLGEVGKVGVSISSLRDMERLFEGIPLDKVSTSMTINAPAAILLAMYIAVGKKQGVESKQLRGTVQNDILKEYIARGTYIFPPAPSMRLITNLFAFCAQEVPHWNTISISGYHIREAGSTAVQEVAFTLADGIAYVQAAIDAGLDVDEFAPQLSFFFNAHNNFLEEVAKFRAARRLWAHIMRERFGAKSPKSWSLKFHTQTGGSTLTAQQPENNIVRVTLQALAAVMGGTQSLHTNSMDEALALPTESAVQIALRTQQIIAYESGAADTIDPFAGSYVVEHLTDEIERRAAEYIERIDAMGGALAAIEAGFIQGEINDAAYAYQCAVESGEQIVVGVNKFTTAQNADAHREILRVDPAVEQGQRAKLADLRASRDNAKVAELLGQLDTAAKGTDNLLPLFVTCVEHDVTLGEIGHVLRGVFGEYRPSVTI; encoded by the coding sequence ATGAGCGATGATCTGAACCAGTTAAAACAACAGTGGGAAGAAAAGTCCGTCAACATGACCCTTTCCCGCTTCCCCGAACGCCAACCGGAGTTCACCACGTCGTCCAACATCCCATTGGACCGCGTATACGTGCCGGACGTGTGCGACGCGGACGACTATATGCAGAAGCTCGGCTTCCCCGGCGAGTACCCGTTCACGCGCGGCGTGCAGCCGACCATGTACCGGGGCCGCTTCTGGACCATGCGCCAGTACGCCGGATACGCCAGCGCCGAGGAATCGAACGCGCGCTACCGCTACCTGCTCAGCGCGGGGCAGACGGGCCTGAGCGTGGCCTTCGACCTGCCGACGCAGATCGGCTATGACGCCGACGACCCGATGTCGCTGGGCGAGGTCGGTAAGGTCGGCGTGAGCATCTCGTCCCTGCGCGACATGGAGCGCCTGTTCGAGGGCATCCCGCTGGATAAAGTGTCGACCAGCATGACGATCAACGCGCCCGCCGCGATCCTGCTGGCGATGTACATCGCCGTGGGTAAAAAGCAGGGCGTCGAATCGAAGCAGTTACGCGGCACGGTGCAGAACGACATCCTCAAGGAATACATCGCGCGCGGCACGTATATCTTCCCGCCCGCGCCGTCGATGCGGCTGATCACGAACCTGTTCGCGTTTTGCGCGCAGGAAGTGCCGCACTGGAACACGATCAGCATCAGCGGCTACCACATCCGCGAGGCAGGCAGTACCGCCGTGCAGGAAGTCGCGTTCACGCTGGCGGACGGCATCGCGTACGTGCAGGCGGCCATCGACGCCGGGTTGGACGTGGATGAGTTCGCGCCGCAGCTCAGCTTCTTCTTCAACGCGCACAACAACTTCCTCGAAGAAGTCGCCAAGTTCCGCGCGGCGCGGCGTTTGTGGGCGCACATCATGCGCGAGCGTTTCGGGGCCAAGTCGCCCAAGAGCTGGTCGCTCAAGTTCCACACGCAGACCGGCGGCAGCACGCTCACCGCGCAGCAGCCGGAAAATAACATCGTGCGCGTGACGCTTCAGGCGCTGGCGGCGGTGATGGGCGGCACGCAGTCGCTGCACACCAACAGCATGGACGAGGCGCTCGCCCTGCCGACCGAATCCGCGGTACAGATCGCGCTGAGGACGCAGCAGATCATCGCCTACGAATCCGGCGCGGCGGACACGATCGATCCGTTCGCGGGTAGCTACGTGGTCGAGCACCTGACCGACGAGATCGAGCGGCGCGCGGCGGAATACATCGAGCGCATCGACGCGATGGGCGGGGCGCTGGCGGCGATCGAGGCCGGGTTCATCCAGGGCGAGATCAACGACGCGGCGTACGCGTACCAGTGCGCGGTCGAGTCGGGCGAGCAGATCGTGGTGGGCGTGAACAAGTTCACCACCGCCCAGAATGCCGACGCTCACCGCGAGATCCTGCGCGTCGATCCCGCCGTGGAGCAGGGTCAGCGCGCCAAGCTCGCGGATCTGCGTGCCTCGCGCGACAACGCCAAGGTCGCGGAGCTGCTGGGCCAGCTCGACACCGCCGCGAAGGGCACCGACAACCTGCTGCCGCTGTTCGTGACGTGCGTGGAGCACGACGTCACGCTGGGCGAGATCGGGCACGTGCTGCGCGGCGTGTTCGGGGAATACCGCCCGTCGGTGACGATCTAG
- a CDS encoding nucleoside triphosphate pyrophosphohydrolase family protein: MTGEPHELTLREYQARAALTAKYPDAGHNPIYPTLGLAGEAGEVAEKVKKVLRDNGGQFDETAVAAIRKELGDVLWYVARLAAELGLDLDDVAQANLDKLASRQARGMLHGSGDER, from the coding sequence ATGACGGGCGAACCCCACGAGTTAACCCTGCGCGAGTATCAGGCGCGCGCCGCGCTCACCGCCAAATACCCGGACGCCGGGCATAACCCGATCTATCCGACGCTGGGGTTGGCGGGCGAAGCGGGCGAGGTCGCCGAAAAGGTCAAGAAGGTCCTGCGCGATAACGGCGGCCAGTTTGACGAAACCGCCGTCGCGGCCATCCGCAAGGAGTTGGGCGACGTGCTGTGGTACGTGGCGCGGCTGGCGGCGGAGCTGGGGCTGGACCTGGACGACGTGGCGCAGGCTAACCTGGACAAGCTCGCGTCGCGGCAGGCGCGCGGCATGCTGCACGGCAGCGGCGACGAGCGATAG
- the malQ gene encoding 4-alpha-glucanotransferase — MADRDSIFPRSSGILMHPTSLPGPYGMGDLGTWAYRFVDLLAAAGQSVWQVLPLGPTGFGNSPYQVYSTFAGNNHLIALDGLADQGWLTRSDLASQPWFPPHQVDYERAVRYHDDLLTRAYDNFVIRDVPQQKAAFQAWVEVPQQWWLDDFALFMTLKEHHEGRAWTEWPEGEALRDEETLKAMRAMHACRIDEHRWRQWVFAQQWDALRAYAHGKGIRIVGDIPIYVAHDSSDVWTQPHLFQLDEKGQPISIAGVPPDYFSATGQRWGNPLYDWAENKRTGYDWWIKRIKAALSTADIVRIDHFRGFDRYWSIPAEEPTAVGGHWVQGPQMDFFEALSAGLESELDELPLIAEDLGDDLGHALVLRDELNLPGMVILQFAFGANESEQERFLPAAHRENSIVYTGTHDNNTVLGWWWCESSPDDRERMRQAVGQDEIKQPNWALIEMGMSSPAHTFIALLQDVIGLGASARMNKPGVPSQQWRWRATADELEGADWDRLMALAQAHDRAPKVTGS, encoded by the coding sequence ATGGCTGATCGTGACTCGATTTTCCCCCGTTCCAGTGGCATCCTGATGCATCCCACCTCGCTGCCCGGCCCGTATGGTATGGGCGACCTGGGCACGTGGGCGTACCGGTTTGTGGACCTGCTCGCCGCCGCCGGGCAGAGCGTGTGGCAGGTGCTGCCGCTCGGCCCGACCGGGTTTGGGAACTCGCCCTATCAGGTCTATTCGACCTTCGCGGGTAACAACCACCTGATCGCGCTTGACGGGCTGGCCGACCAGGGCTGGCTCACCCGCAGCGACCTCGCCAGCCAGCCGTGGTTCCCACCGCATCAGGTCGATTACGAGCGCGCGGTGCGCTATCACGACGATCTGCTGACACGCGCCTACGATAATTTCGTCATCCGCGATGTCCCGCAGCAGAAAGCCGCATTCCAGGCGTGGGTCGAAGTGCCGCAGCAGTGGTGGCTGGACGACTTCGCGCTGTTCATGACGCTCAAGGAGCACCACGAGGGCCGCGCGTGGACGGAGTGGCCGGAAGGCGAAGCCCTGCGTGACGAGGAGACGCTCAAGGCGATGCGCGCGATGCACGCCTGCCGCATCGACGAGCACCGCTGGCGGCAGTGGGTCTTCGCGCAGCAGTGGGACGCGCTGCGCGCCTACGCGCACGGCAAAGGCATCCGTATCGTGGGCGACATCCCGATCTATGTCGCCCACGACAGCAGCGACGTCTGGACGCAGCCGCACTTGTTCCAGCTCGACGAGAAGGGCCAGCCGATTTCCATCGCGGGCGTGCCGCCGGACTACTTCAGCGCGACCGGCCAGCGCTGGGGCAACCCGCTCTACGACTGGGCCGAAAACAAGCGCACCGGCTATGACTGGTGGATCAAGCGCATCAAGGCCGCGCTCAGCACCGCGGACATCGTGCGCATTGACCACTTCCGGGGCTTCGACCGTTACTGGAGCATCCCGGCGGAGGAGCCGACCGCCGTGGGCGGGCACTGGGTCCAGGGACCGCAGATGGACTTCTTCGAGGCGCTGAGCGCGGGCCTGGAGTCGGAACTGGACGAGCTGCCGTTGATCGCGGAGGACCTGGGCGACGACCTGGGCCACGCGCTGGTGCTGCGCGACGAACTGAATCTACCGGGCATGGTGATCCTTCAGTTTGCGTTTGGCGCGAACGAGAGCGAGCAGGAGCGCTTCCTCCCCGCCGCGCACCGCGAGAACTCGATCGTCTACACGGGTACGCACGACAACAACACCGTGCTCGGCTGGTGGTGGTGCGAATCGTCGCCGGACGACCGCGAGCGTATGCGGCAGGCGGTCGGCCAGGACGAGATCAAGCAGCCGAACTGGGCGCTGATCGAAATGGGCATGTCGTCGCCGGCGCACACCTTCATCGCGCTGCTGCAAGACGTGATCGGCCTGGGAGCCAGTGCGCGCATGAACAAGCCCGGCGTACCGTCGCAGCAGTGGCGTTGGCGCGCGACTGCCGACGAGCTGGAAGGCGCGGATTGGGACCGGCTGATGGCGCTGGCCCAGGCGCACGACCGCGCTCCGAAAGTGACCGGCTCATGA
- a CDS encoding phosphotransferase, which yields MVLTDFAQVTPDWLTGVLRDHGDLPQGEVTEVEKNVADTNTAQVAQLRLTYSGDAPEAAPERLFMKFDDRRREVDFYRLIAPATDASPTLTCYSAAYSETQNRAHLLIEDVSKTHAEPVKALPPTRPQYEAMLDALACFHAQWWEHPRFEGDLGDLGGAVRNFACSVAQEQFGNFVDFLDDRLSVARRKIYERVFAAWPPVPRAVRLRTGKALTIIHGDAHAWNFMHPVKPGAGSLVIVDWAVWQVSVCTDDLSYMIAMHDYPDHRERMEKALVRFYHDRLLEYGVGNYEWDQCWLDYRISVIGNLFWPVFHWSVKGAPELWWPNLERSLLAFEDLDCAELLG from the coding sequence ATGGTGTTGACTGACTTCGCCCAGGTGACGCCGGACTGGCTGACCGGCGTTCTGCGCGATCACGGCGATCTGCCGCAGGGCGAGGTCACCGAGGTAGAGAAAAACGTCGCGGACACGAACACCGCGCAGGTAGCGCAGCTCCGGCTGACGTATTCCGGCGACGCGCCGGAGGCCGCCCCGGAGCGCCTGTTCATGAAGTTCGACGACCGCCGCCGTGAGGTCGATTTTTACCGGCTGATCGCGCCCGCGACCGACGCGTCCCCGACGCTGACGTGTTACAGCGCGGCGTATTCCGAGACGCAGAACCGCGCGCACCTGCTGATAGAGGACGTCTCGAAGACGCACGCGGAGCCGGTCAAGGCGCTGCCGCCGACGCGCCCGCAGTATGAGGCCATGCTCGACGCGCTGGCGTGCTTTCACGCGCAGTGGTGGGAGCATCCGCGCTTTGAAGGGGATCTGGGCGACCTCGGCGGGGCGGTGCGCAACTTTGCGTGCAGCGTCGCACAGGAGCAGTTCGGGAACTTTGTGGACTTTCTGGACGACCGCCTCTCTGTGGCGCGGCGTAAGATCTACGAGCGCGTGTTCGCTGCGTGGCCGCCCGTGCCGCGTGCCGTGCGCCTGCGGACGGGCAAGGCGCTGACCATCATTCACGGCGACGCGCATGCCTGGAACTTCATGCACCCGGTCAAGCCCGGTGCCGGATCGCTGGTGATCGTGGACTGGGCAGTGTGGCAGGTCAGCGTGTGCACCGACGATCTCTCGTACATGATCGCCATGCACGACTATCCCGATCACCGCGAGCGCATGGAGAAGGCGCTGGTACGCTTTTATCATGACCGCCTGTTGGAGTACGGCGTCGGCAATTACGAATGGGATCAGTGCTGGCTGGACTACCGCATCTCGGTAATCGGCAACCTGTTTTGGCCGGTATTCCATTGGTCGGTGAAGGGCGCGCCGGAACTGTGGTGGCCCAACCTGGAACGCTCGCTGCTGGCCTTCGAAGATCTCGACTGCGCCGAGCTTTTGGGGTAG